The following coding sequences are from one Opitutales bacterium window:
- the rpsI gene encoding 30S ribosomal protein S9 has protein sequence MSELAAKVFIGTGRRKTASARVRIQEGTGKVTVNGREFETYFPTELLQATSVRPSVIAELRDQIDMTVLVQGGGLSGQSEAVALGLARALQTRDPELRSSLKQAGLLRRDPRMRERKKAGQPGARKRFQFSKR, from the coding sequence ATGTCTGAATTAGCTGCAAAAGTCTTTATCGGAACCGGGCGTCGCAAAACAGCGAGCGCACGCGTCCGCATTCAAGAGGGCACTGGAAAAGTCACCGTCAACGGCCGTGAGTTCGAAACATACTTTCCAACCGAATTGCTCCAAGCTACTTCCGTGCGCCCCTCGGTAATTGCTGAACTCCGCGACCAGATCGACATGACTGTGCTTGTGCAGGGCGGTGGACTCTCAGGACAATCTGAAGCCGTCGCTCTCGGTCTTGCTCGTGCGCTACAAACTCGCGATCCCGAATTACGCTCATCTTTGAAACAGGCCGGATTACTCCGACGTGACCCACGGATGCGTGAACGTAAGAAGGCCGGTCAGCCCGGTGCACGTAAACGCTTCCAATTCTCCAAGCGCTAG